The DNA window CCGCAGGAGGAGCCCTAGCAACCCGCTTAAGCCTTGGTCTTCCCAAATCCAAGATCCTTCTTCTAGAAGCAGGCCCTCCAGCTCTCGAAGATGTACGAATCAACGTACCAGGAATGCGTGGTTCAATCTTAGGATCATCACTTGATTGGAACTTCAGCTCCATCGCCCAGCCCGGTCTCAATGGGCGTTCCATTAGTGTGAACCGTGGTAAAGTCCTCGGTGGATCATCCGCGATGAACTTTCTGTGCTATGACCGTGCTGCATCTGCTGAGTACGACGCATGGAGCGAACTCGGAAGTCCAGGCTGGAATTGGGACACTATGATCCATGGGATGAAAAAGTCTGAAAACTTTACGGGTAACGACGGTGATATCCATGGTCGCTCCGGTCCAATCAGCTCTACCTACAATCGCATTGTCCCTGATGTTTTGAAGCCGTGGCAATCTACCGTCAACAAATTGGGGGTCCCGATCAATGATGGAGGCTCACTTGGAGGAAAGCCTGTCGGTGTCATGTTTCAGCCCACCAATATTGACATGACCAACTACACCCGGTCATACAGCGCCAACAGCTACCTGCCAAAGGCTGGGTCTAACCTCAAAGTCAAGACCAACTCCCACGTTGCCAAGGTTCTCTTTTCTTATGATAAGAGCAAGGACTTGGTTGCGATCGGCGTCACTCTTCAAGATGGTTCAACGATCAAAGCTCGAAAAGAGGTTATCCTCTCGGCAGGTTCTATCCAAAGTCCAGGTCTGCTTGAGATGTCCGGCATTGGTCAAACTTCTGTCCTCGCCAAGGCTGGAGTTAAGAAACTTCTCGATCTCCCAGGCGTCGGCGAAAACTACCAGGACCACCTTCGGACCTCAAACACATATACACTCAAGAAGGGCTATGAGTCCTTTGATGCCTTTATTTTCGACGCGCAAGGCACTGTGGCACAGGAACAGTTCAACCTATGGCTTGAGAACAAGAAATCGTGGTACGACTACACAAGCAGCGCCTACGCTTTTCTCAACTGGGCCCAAGTTAGCAATAAAGTGCAGAAGAGTATTACTAAACTTGCAAAAGACGGGTTTGCGAAAAATGGCACTGTCGTGGATAAGAAGAAACTAGAGTACCTGAGCGACCCCTCTATTCCCCAACTGGAGCTTCTCCTTGAAGCCAACTATGTAGGCGCTCAAGGCTATCCTAGCGCTGGAGGCAACTTCATCGCCATTTTCTCTACTGTCATGCATCCCATGAGCCGCGGTAGCGTTCACATCAACGGCAAAGATCCAAAAGGAAAGCCAATTATCGACCTCAACTATCTTAACAATGAGCACGATATACAAGCATTAATTGAAGGTGCCAAGTATGCCCGCAAAGTCGCTTTTACAGAGCCTCTACGATCTGTATGGGCTACTGAGTTTGAACCGGGTCTGGGTAAGAGGACAGATAAACAGTTGCGTGACTGGGTCGTCAAGACAGTCAACAGCTTTTATCACCCCATCGGTACCTGCGCGATGCTTCCTAAGAAGGAcggtggtgttgttgactCGAGTTTAAAGGTTTATGGCACAAAAAATCTGCGAGTGGTGGATGCTAGTATTATCCCGGTGCAGCTATCAGGGCATATTCAGACGGCTGTGTATGGAATCGCCGAGACAGCTGCGCAGAAGATTATTGATGCGGAGAAGAAGTCTCACAAGGGTTTGTGAAACAGACTTCATCAACGCAAGGTTTAGTAATGAAATGCATAATTCGACTTACCGTCAAATAGTTGTTTAGCCATCTTCACCCAAGTGTTATTGTTAGAAATGACTCTGGCCTggattaagaaaattaaaaagatttgAAGGTCTAATTGTATTACCCTGTACTCCGTACTACTCGTTAAAGTTAGATTGGACGAAAGATAAGGATGCTAGAGGATTCCTGTAGGCTGTATTACGGGGGTTAgccctacctaccttagttaTCTTATTAGcagttattactatagcgCCTTCTATACTATAGTTTActataataacttagctaatataataaccttattatatatatataacttatttacttttataataataagactaagattattttaaatactttttaaaattaaatttttaaatttattttatatattaaaatatatattaaatttttcttttttaaaactttaatattataaaattatattaaataatatattattagaaaaatatattataataagattttaaaattttaattttaatataatatatataatttataagtaataaaaatataaaaacctttctttataatttattaaagtaatatataaaagaaatatattatattataatataaattctttatattactataaagcttataaatcctagttaataaactagttaataatatattaatagaattttataaagtaaaattaaaaggttatatagctagataatttatattaagcctttagctttaggctttattaatattaactttaactttataaacttaacttttttattacttatttaattattattaaccctGCTTACtgcctttatatacttatagtcttaagctataactaatatattataacttaaaggccttaattataactattacttacctttctaattatttaaactagttaatatataaatacttactattatatatattaattttatttaagaattccttttatatatataataaatctataattagccctttaataagctttttcttaagcctatatagcctttttaatttttattttcttattctttatatataaaaggtaaagcttataattaaaggctattaatttaactttaataaggctatttatttttttaattatataaagattaatagcctttatatataattcttttaattttactatatttttatataatttaatagatcttttaatagtcttagtattaagattaagaaagtaattattattaataggttttagtttaaagactaatattatattatataagacttataaaagtgGTTAATAAGATACTATAAGGTAtagattaagattaattaacttttatcttaataagataattagtaataactaTAGATATCTTAGATAAGtagtattataaacttactaattaattaaggttaaaagaagaagaagttattactatttatatagtttaatagaagcttcttttattaattattaatattatagaatttaagtaattactttattaattatatttatattaaaaaccttatcttaagagaaactatatataattctttaatctatataaataaataaagtattataaataacctttaataaaactaaaaagggtaaaagtaatcttataattatatattaaaaaaaataaataaataaatatagcttataaataataagaaattatatatatataaaatttaaactttaaatataaatataatatataaatattataatattatattaatataaaattaaaacttaaggaaataaagaaaataatttaaagaattaaataaaataaactttattttaaattaaatatatattattaattaaatattatattatataaaataaattaattaattaataaaatttaaagtaaaattaaatatattatattaagtattttaatattatttaatataattaaaatattaaatattaaatatattaaaaatcttaaaataaaaaaataatatttaaatataaatttttaaaatctcttaatatagctaaaaactttaaagaattcttaaatattaaactaataaattaaattaattaccttaagaattaaaagattaaataaatatttaaaattaaaatattaattttacttttaatattattaaaataaaataaaatatatatatttaaattataattttaatacttaagtaatttttaaattttaaaattagattttaaaattttaaatttataaataaaattattaaataataattaaattaaaaaattaaaacttataaatagccttagatttaaattataaaaataaagtatttattaaattaataataagattaatttaaatattaaaattaaatataattaaataataaaataataaactaaatatatataaatgtaaatattaaattttaaaattttaaaatcttaaaatataaattataaattattattaaaatcttaaaattttaataataaatattagctttaaaatatatttaaaattatttttaaaaattaatactttaagaaaattagattttatatttatataagaaataaatattaaaaactttaattttatttactataaaattttattaatttatattataatattatttagatataactttaataaagatattactttttaaatttaaaaagtctttttattaaaaaagtataaaaataagaattcttattataaagtttattttaatattataataataatattaaactataaagactttaatataaaaaaaaaagtataaaaaatagAATTTTACTacttaaagtttatatttaaagaatatattattataattactattttctagtaaaataataaaagaaattatattttaataaaaataagattaaaataaatattaattttatttaataaatttaatttcttttttattttatattatacttaagaatttaatattaatattttttattattatttttattcttttttatttataattattaaaagtatttataaagaatttataaattaatctttatatatagaaattaactttatatttctatttatttaattatatatattttaaaattctttattagctttttttaatttattactttaagattatttagccttaagattttattatttaaattattattatttattaattaaactttaatttcttttaactttaaaccttaataattctttaatatattattattattactatttagcttaatatttattattaaatattctttaaatagaaatctttcttaatttaattttaatttaaatactttaaatattaaaattattataagtattaataaaagtaagattatttttttaagaaaacttaataattataaattaaatacttattttatttatattaaaagaaaacttaattataaaaatcttaattttataaaaaagaataataaagaaaaagaattaaaaaataagttCTTAAAAACtgctttttattaaaatcttataagtatagtattttattaatttaaaaaaaagaaattagcctttaaactctatttaGAGTTTATATCcctatttaaaaaataatataaagatcttaaaatttactataatagctctttaattataaaggtatattaactaggatataaattaaataaaatactctAGGATTTTctttagtaaatataaagtctatattattatatcctagtaagttattatattataatacttataaatattattctttatataataaataggtaTAAggatatatacctttaaaaataaatctaagattatttatatactatagaataataagttaatagcTTTACTAT is part of the Fusarium poae strain DAOMC 252244 chromosome 4, whole genome shotgun sequence genome and encodes:
- a CDS encoding hypothetical protein (SECRETED:SignalP(1-17)~CAZy:AA3_2~CAZy:AA3~CAZy:AA3_3~CAZy:AA3_1), with product MQLCTWIISGLVTAAAATETYDYIIVGGGTAGGALATRLSLGLPKSKILLLEAGPPALEDVRINVPGMRGSILGSSLDWNFSSIAQPGLNGRSISVNRGKVLGGSSAMNFLCYDRAASAEYDAWSELGSPGWNWDTMIHGMKKSENFTGNDGDIHGRSGPISSTYNRIVPDVLKPWQSTVNKLGVPINDGGSLGGKPVGVMFQPTNIDMTNYTRSYSANSYLPKAGSNLKVKTNSHVAKVLFSYDKSKDLVAIGVTLQDGSTIKARKEVILSAGSIQSPGLLEMSGIGQTSVLAKAGVKKLLDLPGVGENYQDHLRTSNTYTLKKGYESFDAFIFDAQGTVAQEQFNLWLENKKSWYDYTSSAYAFLNWAQVSNKVQKSITKLAKDGFAKNGTVVDKKKLEYLSDPSIPQLELLLEANYVGAQGYPSAGGNFIAIFSTVMHPMSRGSVHINGKDPKGKPIIDLNYLNNEHDIQALIEGAKYARKVAFTEPLRSVWATEFEPGLGKRTDKQLRDWVVKTVNSFYHPIGTCAMLPKKDGGVVDSSLKVYGTKNLRVVDASIIPVQLSGHIQTAVYGIAETAAQKIIDAEKKSHKG